One window of the Scyliorhinus torazame isolate Kashiwa2021f chromosome 24, sScyTor2.1, whole genome shotgun sequence genome contains the following:
- the LOC140400138 gene encoding histone H2B 7-like, which translates to MAEDKKAPAPKKGAKKTQKKVPVKGKKKRRRARKESYSIYKVMKQVHPDTGISSKAMSIMNSFVNNIFERIAGEASRLAHYNKRSTISSREIQTAVRLLLPGELAKHAVSEGTKAVTKYTSSK; encoded by the coding sequence ATGGCTGAGGACAAGAAAGCTCCAGCTCCCAAGAAGGGCGCTAAGAAAACCCAGAAGAAGGTACCAGTGAAGGGCAAGAAGAAGAGGAGACGagccaggaaggagagttactccatctacaaagtgatgaagcaggttcaccccgacactggCATCTCCtctaaggccatgagcatcatgaactccttcgtcaacaatattttcgagcgcattgcgggtgaggcttcccgcctggcccattacaacaagcgcagcaccatcagctcccgggagatccagaccgccgtgcgcctgctgctgcccggggaactggccaagcacgccgtgtcggaagggacaaaggcggtgaccaagtacaccagctccaagtaa